Proteins encoded in a region of the Xylocopa sonorina isolate GNS202 chromosome 1, iyXylSono1_principal, whole genome shotgun sequence genome:
- the LOC143423015 gene encoding tRNA modification GTPase MnmE: MLRIFSSKKIWKLNPTSEGTRHTVFIPLISLQTHVVGRRSSTIYALSSGYGKCGVAVIRISGPKAATALERMTKTSSLKPRVALLRKIHDPETKEMLDKGLCLWFPGPNSFTGEHCVEFHVHGGPAVVTSILNALSKLQFHVASPGEFTRRAFLNGKLDLTEAEGIGDLIEAETEKQRKQAINQASGSLRRLYDSWRVTLLNILASLEAYVDFSEEHSVESNVLENAKATAKELCTEIEQHLSDGRKGEILRSGVRVAIFGEPNVGKSSLLNLLSRKDAAIVTSSPGTTRDVIELTTNICGYPMILADTAGIRNDPENEIEVEGIRKAKEYSKKADFIMCVLSAECNIKSSMEEFLEQYKNFLEIDTKRVFVVLNKIDLLKEEDKESWRKQNVIPVSCKTQEGLKDLINALGKCFEEICGNPTEESPVISHARYRNHLLHVVRYLKEYLKSTEIPNYDMAISLENIRGAARELGKITGTINTEEVLDVIFKNFCIGK; encoded by the exons ATGTTACGAATATTCTCAAGTAAAAAGATATGGAAATTAAATCCTACTTCGGAGGGGACAAGGCACACAGTTTTCATCCCACTGATTTCACTACAGACACACGTCGTTGGACGTAGATCCTCCACGATTTACGCTCTATCTTCCG GATATGGTAAGTGCGGAGTAGCTGTAATTAGAATATCCGGGCCAAAAGCAGCAACGGCCTTGGAAAGAATGACGAAAACGTCAAGTCTAAAACCTAGGGTAGCTCTCTTGAGAAAAATTCATGATCCAGAGACAAAAGAAATGCTAGATAAAGGTCTGTGTCTTTGGTTCCCAG GGCCTAATTCATTCACTGGAGAACATTGCGTAGAGTTCCATGTTCATGGCGGTCCCGCAGTAGTGACATCAATTCTAAATGCACTTTCGAAGCTACAGTTTCATGTAGCATCGCCGGGAGAATTTACAAGAAGAGCATTCTTAAATGGAAAATTGGATTTGACTGAAGCAGAAGGTATAGGAGATCTAATCGAAGCAGAAACTGAGAAACAGCGTAAACAG GCTATCAATCAAGCTAGCGGCTCTCTTCGTCGTCTTTACGACTCTTGGCGCGTTACTCTTTTGAATATTCTTGCCAGCTTAGAAGCTTATGTCGATTTCTCTGAGGAGCACAGCGTGGAATCTAATGTCTTAGAAAATGCAAAAGCTACTGCAAAGGAATTGTGTACTGAAATTGAACAACATCTCTCTGATGGAAGGAAAGGAGAAATTTTACGTTCCGGAGTACGTGTAGCAATTTTCGGAGAGCCTAATGTTGGAAAAAGCAGTCTTTTGAATCTCCTTTCCAGAAAAGATGCAGCTATAGTTACTTCTTCTCCAGGAACAACAAGAGATGTTATAGAATTGACAACGAATATTTGTGGATATCCGATGATCCTTGCAGATACTGCTGGCATCAGGAATGATCCAGAAaatgaaatagaagtagaaggTATCAGGAAAGCGAAAGAGTACTCGAAGAAAGCAGATTTTATTATGTGTGTACTTAGTGCAGAGTGTAATATCAAAAGTTCAATGGAAGAATTTTTAGAACAATATAAGAATTTTTTGGAAATAGATACGAAAAGGGTTTTTGTTGTATTGAATAAAATAGATTTGCTTAAAGAAGAAGATAAAGAAAGCTGGAGGAAGCAAAATGTTATACCTGTTTCATGTAAAACACAGGAAGGTTTGAAAGATCTTATAAATGCGTTAGGGAAATGCTTTGAGGAAAT ATGCGGTAATCCAACCGAAGAAAGTCCAGTGATTAGTCATGCACGCTATAGAAATCATTTATTGCATGTTGTACGTTATCTCAAAGAATATTTGAAATCAACCGAAATACCAAATTATGACATGGCTATATCCTTAGAGAATATTAGAGGTGCAGCCAGAGAACTAGGTAAAATAACAGGTACTATCAATACTGAAGAAGTTCTTGATGTGATTTTTAAAAATTTTTGTATAGGAAAGTAA